Genomic DNA from Hymenobacter jejuensis:
GGTTGGGCGAGGTACGCTTGTACAAGTCTACCGAGGCCGACACGCGGTTCTGCCACAAACCCAAGTCAATGCCGATGTTGTATTGCTCGTTATTTTCCCACTGCAAGTCAGGGTTTTGCAGGCGTGTGGGGGCGCCGCCGATCACCTGATTCTGGCTGCCCGTACCAAATACGTAACCGGTGCCGGGCACACCATTATTGGAAAGCGCGGAGGAGTTGATAGTAGCCAGAAAGGCGAACGAGCCGGCATTGAGCGGGTTACCTACTTTGCCATAACCGGCCCTGATCTTCAGGTTGCTGATGGAGGAGTAGCTCTTCAGGAAATCTTCTTCGCTCAGGCGCCAGCCGGCCGATATACCGGGGAAGAAGCCGAACTGGTTGCCGGGCGCAAACGCCGAAGAACCATCGTAGCGAGCCGTGGCCGAGAACAGGTATTTGCCGGCAAATTCGTAGTTGATGCGGCCAAAATAGCTGGCCAGCCGGCTGCGGCTGTTGTTGCCGCCGTTGTTAATCTGGGCGTTGATTGGCCCGCGGTCAATTATTTGCAGGTCGTTGCGGCTGTAGCCTACGCGGGTAGCAGTCAAGTAGAAATTGTCGAATTGCTGCGATGATTGGCCCAGCAGGAAAGTAAACTGGTGCTTATTGCCAATTATCTTGTCGTAGGTAGCCGTGTTCTCGATCAGGTAGCTGGGGCTGTAGTTGCTGCTGCTGCTGGCCGACGACTGAGAAGCCGGATACTTTGACGAGCCAACGATCGAGGGAAAGAACTGATCTTGTTGCAGAAACTGCAAATCTGCCCCGATGTTGGTCCGGAAGCGCAAGCCAGTAAGCGGCTCCAGCTCGGCGTAAAACGTGGAAGTCGCCCGGTTGCGGTTATTCTTGATTATGGGACGTAGCGCGGCCGTTACGGGGTTTTCTTCGCCGTAGTTATCGAGGCTGGAAAACTCGTAGAAACTGCCGTCGGGGTTGCGGGCGGGCGCCACCGGCGGGGCCTGCACGGCGAGCTGAATAACGCCGCTGAACTCGTTGTTTTCGTTGTTGAGCGGGCGCTCGTCTTGGTGCGTCAGCGCGAGCGTGTTACCGATTTTCAGAATTTTGCTGAGCTGCACTTCCCCGTTAGCCCGCAGCGTAAAGCGCTGAAAGTTAGAATTGATGATGGTACCATCTTGCTGAAAGTAGCCCGCACTAACGGCGTAGCGGGCCTTCTCGCTGCCACCCGTGGCGGAGATGGCGTAGTTCTGAATCTTGGCGGGTCGGAAAATCTCATCCAGCCAGTTGGTGCCTTTTCCCAGTGACGCCGGATCAGCATACTTCGGGATAATGGCCAGGCCGCCCGCGGTGCGCGCCTCGTTGTTAAGCTGCGCAAATTGCGTGGCATTGAGCATCGGAATCTGCCGCCAAACGTTTTGAGTACCCACGTACGCGTCGAGATTAATATTGGCCGTGCCCGCTTTGCCGCGCTTGGTGGTGATCAGTACCACGCCGTTGGCAGCCCGCACGCCGTAGATGGCCGTGGCGGAGGCATCTTTCAGCACGTCGATGCTTTCAATGTCGTTGGGGTTGATGGTGCTGAGCTCCGTGCCGGTTGCGTTGCCGTTGCCGTCTACCGCTGTCGGGAGCGGAAAGCCGTCCACCACATAAAGCGGGCTATTGTTGCCGGCGGAGGTAATGCCCCGCACCCGCACCGACGTACCCCCGGCGCCGCCCGGCGCCCCCGAGTTCGACACGATTTGCACGCCAGCCGCCCGGCCTTGCAGGGCTTGTGCGGCATCAGCAACCGGCTGAGCGGCAATTTCCTTGGCCGATACGGAAGCCACAGAACCGGTTACGCTCGTCCGCTCCTGAGTGCCGTAACCAACTACCACCACTTCTTTCAAGGCCTGCGTGTCTTCGCTCAGCGTAACGTTGAACGATGTCGAGGCGCCAGTCACCGGGACTTCGCGGCGGGTGTAGCCTACGTAGCTGAATACCAGCGTACTCCCTTCGGGCACCTCCAGGCTGAAATTGCCGCTGGCATCGGTGCTGGTACCTTGCGAGCTGCCTTTCACCACCACCGTGACGCCCGGCAGGCCTTCGCCATTACTCTGAGTGACGCGCCCTGATACGGGAACGTTTGCGGTTTGGAACGGCCCAACCTCCCGTGAAGGAGCGTTCGGCAATGGCGTAGCCGCCGCCGATTGTACAAACGTTGGCGTACTGCCCGCGGCGAGCAGCACTGCACTCCGCAGCAGCAGGTTTCTGTAAGAATGTGAAAGCATAGAGGTGAGGTTATAAGTGGCTAATTTTTGAGTGAATGGATGCTGATGTATGCGCAAACCGAATCTTGAATAAAGCGTAGTCCGATAGACTTAAGTGCATGATCCAAGGCTTCGTTAAAAACTCATCTCAAAACTATAAGTGATTGGTTATAAGTATGTTATGATATGTTTTCGCCTCAACAATTGTTGCGAAAACATGCTTTGGCAGCAGGCATAGCAAGCGGATAAGCAATAGGCATAGGGACCCCGCGTGCAACAGGCAATGCGGACGAGGTGGGAGAAAAGCTGCTGGTAATTTGTGGCGAGGCAGCGGAGCGTCAGTTACAATCGGGTGTGCTTTGCAGCAGGAGCGGAGCGGCTCTTAGCAGGGGTACTTGTGCGTTTCAAGAGCCAGTGATGCTGGTCTGGAAGCGGTTTGCTAAGGGCGTCTGTTAAGAAGATCGTAAGCGGAATCGATTTCGGGCAAAAAGAAATTGCAGATTCGAGCTGCAAGTCAAGTTATTTTTGGAATATCGACAGGATAAATGTAAATATATTTTTCTAATACGTACATTTTACACAATAATTTTTTTGGCTCTATGAATACCCGCCAAGAGGTCCTGGATTTTGTGAAGAACGGCCACACCCGTTTTCTGCCGCACCTCTCCATCGACTGCGTAATTTTCGGCTACCATGCGCATCAGCTGAAAATTCTGCTGATCCGGCATCACGGGCACGAAAAATGGAGCTTGCCGGGCGGCTACATCGCCCGCGACGAAACGCTTACGCAGGCGGCACACCGCATTCTGGCCGAAAAAACGCAAATCACGGACCTGTTTCTGCAACAGTTCTATGTGTTTGGCGACAGCGTGGTGCGCATGAGCCGAATCGAAACGCAGCAGACGCACAACACCACTTTTGCCAAAGTAGGCGTTACCCTTGGCGATAATCACTGGCTATCGGAGCGGACGTTGTCCATTGGCTACTATGCCTTGGTCGATTACCTGGATGTGGTAGTAACGCCTGAGTTTCTGGTAGATGGGTTCTGCTGGTTGGAAATCAAAGAGATTCCGCCGCTCGAGTATGACCACAACGAAATCATCGCCAAAGCCCTAGCCACGCTACGCTCGCAGATTTACCAGCAGCCCATCGGCTACAGTCTGCTGCCCGAGAAGTTTACGCTGCCGGAAATACACGCGCTCTACGAAACTATTCTGGGCAAGCAGTTTGACCGCCGCAACTTCCGCAAAAAGCTGCTTACGCTCGGCCTGATCCGGCAGCTGGACGAGCAAAAACGCATCGGTCCGCACCGTTCCCCGTTTCTGTATGAGTTTGATTTGGAGAACTATCGCAAAGCCTTGGAAGAAGGCTCGGTACTGGCTTTTTAGGGCTGCGTACTAGCACGTTGTTTGCAAAAGAATCCCTGGCTTCTCCAAAACCTTATCTTACAGGGCGTTTGGAGCCAATAGCTTAAGTATACATTTCCTTTCCATCCTAAAACCCAACCCAGCCGCACTATGACTTCCCGAAGATCCTTCTTGGCCTCGGCCGCCCTGCTCTCCGCCGGCTTGCTGGTGTCTCCTTCTTTGTTGGCTTACAACAAGCGCTACGTAGGTTTGCAGCTCTATACCGTGCGCGACGCCATGGAGAAAGACCCAGCCGGTACCTTAGCCAAACTGGCCAAAATCGGGTACAACTCGGTGGAAGGCGCCACCTACACGGGCAGCCAGAAATTCTATGGCATGACGCCCCAGGCATTTGCCGCGTTGCTCAAGCAAAACGGCCTGATCATGCCTAGCAGCCATTATCGGCTCGGCGAAGAGCAAATGAAGGGCGAGGCTGTGCAGGGCACTATTCTGCACGGCTGGGACAAGGCCGTGGATGACGCCGCCGCGGCCGGTGTGAAGTACATGGTGTGCGCGTATTTATCGGAAGCCGAGCGGGGCAACCTGGAGCACTACAAGTACATCGCCGAGCAACTCAACAAAGCGGGCGAACGGTGCCAGAAAGCCGGCATCCAGTTGTGCTACCACAACCACGATTTCGAATTCAAAGCCCAAGACGGCAAGCTGCCGTATGACTTGCTGCTCACCGGTACCGATAAAAAGCTGGTGCAGATGGAATTAGACTTGTACTGGGTGACCAAAGCCGGCCACGACCCGCTGGCTCTGTTTAAGCAGCACCCCGGCCGCTTCCCGCTGTGGCACGTCAAAGACATGGATAAGACGCCGCAGAAAGCCTTCACGGAAGTGGGCAACGGCAGCATCGACTTCAAGAAGATATTTGCCCACGCCGACGAAGCCGGCCTGAAGTACTTCTTCGTGGAGCAGGACTCGACCCCCGGCTCACCCTTCGACAGCGTAACCAAAAGCATCAACTACATCAAGAAGAACTTGGTGTAGAAGCAGTTAAGCTCTATTGGCCCGCGGCCGGCAATTCGCGAACCCAGATGTTACGAAAACTGAGGGGTTCGCTTTTGTCGCCGTGGGCTTGCAGCTTAATCGGGGCAGGGCCGTGGCTTTGGTAAACGGGCTTGCCAATGTAAAGTGTTGGTCCTAAAAGAGTTGCGTTGTTCTCGACTAGTACCCCATTAAACAGCACCGTCACGCGGGCGGGTGTGGCCATGGCGCCATCGGCCGCAAACGTGGGGGCCGTCCAGATCACGTCGTAGGTTTGCCATTCGCCGGGCTTGCGGGTGGGGTTGGCCAGCGGAATCAGCTGCTTGTAAATGCTGCCCGCCATGCCGTTGACGTAGGTTTTGTTGTTATACGAATCCAGAATCTGCAATTCGTACCCCAAGTCGCCTTTGCCGAGTGAGGCCAGAAACACGCCGCTGTTGCCTCGCGCCTGCGCCGTGCCGCTGATGTTGGCCGGCACGCGCCACTCTAGGTGCAGTTGGTAGTTGGTGAAGGAGCGCTTGGTTTCGATGTTGCCCGCGTCTTTTTTCACGGTCATTATGCCCTTGGCGACGGTCCATTTGGCGGGCGCCGTGCGGTCGTCGGTTGATACCCACTGGTCGAGGTTCTTCCCGTCGAACAGGATCAAGGCGTCGGAAGGCGCGTCGCTGCTGGTTTTGCCTGGCGTAACTACTTTCGGAACGGGCTCCCACACCTCCGTGTCCTCGGGTTTACCAGTTTGTTGGGCGTGGGCGGCGCCGAAGCTGCCGGCCAGCAATGCAGTAAGTACCAGGCGAAGTTTCATGTGGGTGTTGGCTTGAGTCGGGGTTTGGGAGTACTACGAAAGCAGGTTCTTTTTTATGTAAGAAGCGCTCTGCGTGATGCTTTGGTAAGCGTCAATGGCGAAATATTCCTGCTCCATAAAAAGGTGGCGGAGCCCGGAAGCCGTCGCGTGCTGAAAGATTTTCTTGAAATCGATTGAGCCCGCACCTACTTCGGTATTGTGTTCAGGCTGAGCCTTATCCATGTCTTTGACGTGCCACATCGTAAAGCGTTTGGGGTGGGCCTCGATGAGTTTTACGGGGTCCTGACCGGCCCGCACCACCCAATACAGATCCAGCTCAAAATCAACCAACGCCGGGTCGGTTTCCTTCAATAGCACGTCGTAGAGGGTAGTGCCGCCCACCGACTTAAATTCAAAATCGTGGTTGTGGTACGCGACCCGAAGGCCCGCGGCTTTACACAACTCGCCGGCCTTGTTTACCCTCTCCGCGACCACCTTGAAATCATCCGCGGTGGCTCTTAGCTTATCATCCAGATGCGGCACCACGACGTACGTCTGCCCGCAGATTTTGGCGGCTTCGATGTACGTTTTCAAAGCATCCTGATTACCATCCCGGACAAAGCCGTTCATCTCGTAATGCCCGGAGGAAGTCGTCAGCCCATTGGCCGCCAGCACCGCTTTAAAGTCCTTTGCTGTCAGGCCCCAGAAGCCGCCTGCTTTGCTATAGCCGTAGGTCTCAACCTCCTGATAACCAGCTTTTGCAACTTTGGTCAACACGCCTTTTACATCCTTGCCGATGTAATCGCGCAGGGTATACAGTTGCAATCCCACTTTCAGAGAGGAAGGGGAAGCCAGCAATTTTCCGGGTTCCAGCAACGAAAGTGCGGATAGCAAGCCGGCTTGACGGAGGAAGGTTCTTCTCTGCATTAGGGGAATAATTTAATTAGATAAACAACTGATCAACAGATAAATGCACGATGCATCACACATCGCATATCTGAATGGCTTTGCGAAGCGAAGCAAGTTTATCGGCCTGCTTTGGCACAAATTCCTGGGCTACGTAGCCCTTAAACCCGGTGGCTTTGATGGCGCGCATCACCGCCGGATAATATAGTTCCTGCGTATCGTCGATCTCGTTGCGGCCCGGCACGCCGCCCGTGTGGTAGTGCGCGATGTAGGCATGGTTGTCGGTGATGTTGCGGATGATATCGCCTTCGTCAATCTGCATGTGGTAGATGTCGAAGAGAAGCTTGAAGTTTTCGGACCCCAGCTTCTTGGCCAGCGTCACGCCCCACGCCGTCCGGTCGCATTGGTAGTCTTTGTGGTTGATTTTGCTGTTCAGCAACTCCATGACCAGCACCACTTTATGCTTGGCGGCTACTTCCAGCAGAGGCGTCAGTCCCTTCACGCAGTTGGCCCACCCAGTTTCGTCGTCTTTGCCCCGGCGGTTGCCGCTAAAGCAAATCAGATTTTTGTAGCCCGCTTTGGCCACCAGCGGAATCATTTCCGAATAGTTTTTCAGCAGCGTCGCATGGTACTGCGGGTCGTTGAACCCATCGGTCAGGTTGATCTCCGCGCCGTTGCACATGGGCGAGTCGAGGCCATATTTCTTCAGCGTGGGCCACTCTTTGGGGCCCACTAGGTCAATGCCCTTGATGCCGATGTTTTTGGCGGCCGCGCACAATTCATCAAGCGATAACTCCTTATAGCACCAGCGGCAGACCGAGTGGTTGATGTTATTCTTGAGGGCAACTTCTTCCGCTTCTTTCACTTCCGGCACAAATGAGCTTAACGCACCCGCCGCACCCGCTGCCGCCGTGCCAGCCAGAATGTTTTTGATTACAGTACGACGATTCGGATGCGATGCCATGATGCAAGTAATTGATTGTTAAGAAGATACGAGTGGGCAGCCGTCGCACGCCACCCATGCGCAACTGCTGGCGACTGAAGACAGCGAGAGCCGATTATTTCAAGCTCAGGATATACTTCACCATTTCTTTTGCGTCTTCCACGGGTACGCCGGGATGCGGCGTCATGGCCACTTCGCCCCAATTGCCTTTGCCGCCCTGAATGATCTTGTTGGCGAGCATCGTGATGTTGGCGTCAGTAGCGGGATATTTCTGCGCTACGGCCGTGTAAGCCGGGCCCACCAACAGATCACGCTCTTTGTGGCAGCTGGTGCAGTCCGAGGCCGTGATCAGTTTGGCGCCTTTGGCCACCACGCCGCCCGTGTGCTCGGTACCGATTTTGGTCGCGTTGGTGTCGACGGTGGGCTGGTGGGCTACCGCCGAAAGGTTAGCCGAGGAAACGCTATCGCTGTTGAGCTCCGCAGAAGAAGCCTCGCGCACGCTCGTTTCGGTGGTTTCGGTTTTTTTCGTCTCGGAATCGCAAGCCGCGAGCAGGGCACAGAAGCTGAAAAACAGGGCGGTTTTTTTCATAAGATGGTAGTTTTATAACCCCAGTAAAGTGTTGTTGAAATCAGAATTGGAGGCCGTGCTGACGAAATCGTCGAAGGCTTTGTCGGTAACCCGGATGATGTGATCGCGAATGAATTGGGCTCCTTCGCGGGCGCCGTCTTCGGGGTGCTTCAAGGCGCATTCCCACTCCAGCACCGCCCAGCCGGGAAAGTCGTATTGGGCGAGCTTGCTGAAAATGGCTTTGAAATCGACCTGTCCGTCGCCCAGGGAGCGGAAGCGGCCGGCTCGGTCAACCCAGTTCTGGTAGCCGCCGTACACGCCCTGCCGGCCCGTAGGGTTAAACTCGGCATCCTTGACGTGGAACATCTTAATCCGCTCGTGGTAGATGTCGATATATTCCAGATAATCAAGGCATTGCAAGATGAAGTGCGACGGGTCGTAGAGCAGGCACGCGCGCGGATGCTGGTTTACTTTGTCCAGAAACATTTCGTATGTGACTCCGTCGTGCAGGTCTTCGCCCGCATGGATTTCGTAGCACAAGTCCACGCCGTGCTCGTCAAACACATTCAGAATCGGCGTCCAGCGGCGCGCCAGTTCCGTGAAAGCCGTGTCGACCAAGCCCGCCGGGCGTTGCGGCCACGGGTACACCATCGGCCAAAGTAACGCGCCGCTAAACGTGACGTGCGCCTTAAGCCCCAGATTTTGAGAGGCTTGCGCGGCGTATTTCAATTGCTGCACGGCCCATTCCTGCCGCGCCTGCGGGTTATTCCGATACGCTTCCGGCGCAAAGCCATCGAATAGTTGGTCGTAAGTGGGGTGCACGGCCACCAACTGCCCCTGCAAGTGCGTGGATAACTCCGTGATCTCCAGCCCCGCCGCATTGACGGTGCCCCGAATCTCATCGGCGTAGGTTTTGCTTTCGGCAGCCTTTTGCAGATCGATAAAGCGCGGATCGGTCGTCGGAATCTGAATCCCCTTGAAACCTAGGTCCTTAGCCCAGGCACAGATCGATTCGAGGCTGTTGAACGGAGCTTGATCGCTGATGAACTGGGCCAGAAAAATGGCGGGTCCCTGAATGGTAGTCATAGGTAGATCAGACGATGAAATCGGTCCATTTTTTATCTGACTTGCCCGAAGCAATCACGTTCTCAATAAAGGCCATGCCGCGCACGCCTTCCGTAAGGCTCGGATAATCAAGGGCTTCTGGGGAAGCCGGCTCGCCCGCAAGCTCGGCTTGCAGGGTCAGAGCGAAGTTGCGGTAGAGGTTGGCAAAGGCTTCTAAGTAACCCTCGGGGTGCCCGGCCGGGGTGCGCGTGTTGTGCTGGGCGTAAGAGCTCACGTACCCGGTTCCGGCACGCCAGATTTCCGTAGGTTTATCTAACCATTTGACCTGCAAGGTGTTAGCATCAACCTGTTGCCACTCTACCCCGCCTTTTTCGCCATACGCCCTGACTCGGACGTTGTTTTCCTCGCCGGCGGCAATCTGCGAGGCGGTGAGCACGGCGCTGGCCCCGTTGGAGAGCTTCAGCAGCACGGCCCCATCGTCGTCTAGCTGCCGGCCGGCTACTACCACATTAATATCAGCGCAGAGCTTAACCACTTGCAAGCCAGATACATACTCCAGCAGGTTGAAGGCATGCGTGCCGATGTCGCCCATGGCGCCGGCAATTCCGCTGCGCGTAGGGTCGGTGCGCCAGGCGGCTTGCTTGTTGTCGGAGCCTTCCTCGAAGCTGCTAAGCCAGCCCTGGGGGTATTCCACGTACACTTTGCGGATGGTGCCGAGTGCGCCGGAGGCGATTAGCTGCCGGGCCTCTTTTACCATCGGGTAGCCGGTGTAGGTATGGGTCAGGCAGAGCTTTTTGCCGCTGGCGGCCGCTATTTGCTGTAGTTCCTTGGCCTCGGCCAGTGAGAACGTCATCGGCTTGTCGAGGATGACGTGAAAGCCGTTTTCCAACGCCAGCTTGGCGGGCTGGAAGTGCAGGTGATTGGGCGTGACGATGGAAATGACCTGCACGCGCTCGGCTTCGGGCCGCTGCTTTTCCTGCTCGATTAAGTCTTGGTAGGAGGCGTACACGCGGTCGGGCGGCAAGCCCAGCAATACGCCGGTAGCCCTGGATTTCTCGGCATCGCTGCTGAAGGCTCCGGCCGTGAGTTCATACAATCCATCGAGAGAGGCGGCAATGCGGTGAATGGCCCCAATAAAGGCACCTTGTCCGCCGCCGATCATGCCCAGTCGTAGTTTCATGTAGTGATGATGAGGTTCTTAGCCTTACACTTCGAGGCGGGCATTGGCCTCCGCGTAGCTTATATCTTCGGATGATACGGGTGCGTTACGGTCCTTAAACAGTAGGATAAACACGAGCAGAACCGCCGCCGCAATGCCAGCCGGGATGAGCCAGATGGTACGCCAGTCGTGCAGGTCGTTGGCAACTTTATGGGCGTCCACGATCTGGCCCGAAAGCAGCGAGCCAATCAGCATGCCCACGCCGTACGTAGCCAGCGTGATGAAGCCCTGGGCAGCACTTTTCGACTGCTCGCCGGCTAGGTTATCGGTATAAATCTGGCCGGTTACGAAGAAGAAATCGTAGCAGATGCCGTGCAGTACAATGCCCGCAATCAGCATCCAGTAGGCGCTTTCGCCGTTGCCGTAAGCAAAGAAAGCATACCGAATTACCCAAGCCAACATCCCGATGGCCAGCATTTTCTTAACACCTAATCGGCTGAAAAACACTGGGATCAGGAGCATGAACAGCACTTCCGAAACCTGCCCCAGGCTCTGCACGCCGGCCGCCGATTTCATGCCTACTTCGTTCAGGAAGGGGTTGGTGAAGCCGTAGTAAAAGGACAGGGGCACGCAGATGGCCACCGACGCCAGAAAAAAGATCAGGTACGAGCGGTTCTTGAGCAGTCCGATGGCTTCCAGGCCCAGCAAATCGCCGATGCTGCTTTTCCCTTCCTTCTTGACCGGGGGAGTAGGAGGCAGGGTGAAGCTAAATAAGCCCAGCAGCAGCGAAGCGCCGGCCGCCATCTTGAACGTAAGCCCAAGATTGTCAGTCTGTTCCCAGTTGAGCCAGCCGATCGTAATACCCGCGATAATCCAGCCCAGCGTGCCCAGCACCCGAATCATAGCAAACTCCTTCTGCGGGTTTTGCATCTGCCGGAAGGAGATGGAGTTTACCAGCGCCAGCGTGGGCATGTAGAGGATCATGTACGTCAGGATGCTGGGGTAGAAGCTGCTGAAATCGGCAGCCATCGAAGCCCGCCACAGCAAAGCCGCACCCGCTAAGTGCAAGACTCCCAATATCTTCTGCGCCGAGAAGAAACGATCCGCGATCAGCCCAATGACGAAGGGCGCGATGATGGCCCCAATCGATTGCGTGAGAAACGCGGCGCCCACCTGCGTGCCCGTCGTGTGGAGGTTGTGCAGCAGGTACGTCCCCACTGTCACGAACCAGGCGCCCCAGATGAAAAACTCCAGGAACATCATCAGGGACAGTTTGAAGCGGATGGTTGGGGTCATACGGGATAGGGTTGGCGGGAGGGTAAAGATTTGTCGTTCAGGTAGTTGGCCTCACCCTCAGGCGCTTTGAGAGCCTGAGGGTGAGATCCCGACGTAAGGTTCAGAAGTATAAATTTAGGCTTTCATATAACTACTTGATTATCAAGTAGTAGCCCAAGCTCTGTCGCCTTTTTTGTAGGGTACGTCACCGTCGTAGCGACCGGGCACGGGCAGGTAGCGCAGCGCTTTGGTTGCGCCTACTTCGGAGGTGAAGTAACCAAGCAGCGTGAGCTGCTTCATCATCCGGAAATAATGGCTGGGGTCGTCTTTGCGCTGGTTGGCCGTGAACTCCTTTTGCTCTTTGTCCAACGCCGTCAGGAAGGTGGTACGCTGGGCCGGGGTGCACTCCAGGAAGGTTTTGCCGGTTTGTTTCTTGCAGTCTTTGTCGAGCTGCGTAATGCCGTTCAGGAAGATTTTCTGGTCGGCGGGCGTGTAGCAATCGCGTACCATCACGGCCATAAAGCTGCCCACCTGCGCCGCTTTGGCGCCGGGGCTCTTCGCCGTAGTAGGTAAAATCGTATCGGCTACTTCATCCATCAAACGAACCTGATCCTGATTTAGGAAAGGCTTGTCGGAGGTTTTGG
This window encodes:
- a CDS encoding SusC/RagA family TonB-linked outer membrane protein — encoded protein: MLSHSYRNLLLRSAVLLAAGSTPTFVQSAAATPLPNAPSREVGPFQTANVPVSGRVTQSNGEGLPGVTVVVKGSSQGTSTDASGNFSLEVPEGSTLVFSYVGYTRREVPVTGASTSFNVTLSEDTQALKEVVVVGYGTQERTSVTGSVASVSAKEIAAQPVADAAQALQGRAAGVQIVSNSGAPGGAGGTSVRVRGITSAGNNSPLYVVDGFPLPTAVDGNGNATGTELSTINPNDIESIDVLKDASATAIYGVRAANGVVLITTKRGKAGTANINLDAYVGTQNVWRQIPMLNATQFAQLNNEARTAGGLAIIPKYADPASLGKGTNWLDEIFRPAKIQNYAISATGGSEKARYAVSAGYFQQDGTIINSNFQRFTLRANGEVQLSKILKIGNTLALTHQDERPLNNENNEFSGVIQLAVQAPPVAPARNPDGSFYEFSSLDNYGEENPVTAALRPIIKNNRNRATSTFYAELEPLTGLRFRTNIGADLQFLQQDQFFPSIVGSSKYPASQSSASSSSNYSPSYLIENTATYDKIIGNKHQFTFLLGQSSQQFDNFYLTATRVGYSRNDLQIIDRGPINAQINNGGNNSRSRLASYFGRINYEFAGKYLFSATARYDGSSAFAPGNQFGFFPGISAGWRLSEEDFLKSYSSISNLKIRAGYGKVGNPLNAGSFAFLATINSSALSNNGVPGTGYVFGTGSQNQVIGGAPTRLQNPDLQWENNEQYNIGIDLGLWQNRVSASVDLYKRTSPNLIAAVPVSYVSGTSESINTNAASSSNRGIDLAITTNNLVSDNGLNWTTTLNFSLYRNKVTSLGAGRPYFGQGIRANNYLVRYAAGIPFGSFYGYVADGIIQTTEELTALNAGSSTGFYQQSGTAPGDIKYKDINGDGVINSQDQAYIGNPNPDFTYGLNNTLSFRGLDLNIFLQGSQGNDVYNLNRYYTEGGLFGASNASTIALDRWTGPGTSNYVPRAVAGDPNNNLRVSSHYVENGSYMRIKLLTLGYTLPTTLLGRVHAQRIRVYVTSQNLLTITKYKGFDPELGNQGGSLGVDRGIYPQSRVFLAGVNIGF
- a CDS encoding NUDIX hydrolase, which translates into the protein MNTRQEVLDFVKNGHTRFLPHLSIDCVIFGYHAHQLKILLIRHHGHEKWSLPGGYIARDETLTQAAHRILAEKTQITDLFLQQFYVFGDSVVRMSRIETQQTHNTTFAKVGVTLGDNHWLSERTLSIGYYALVDYLDVVVTPEFLVDGFCWLEIKEIPPLEYDHNEIIAKALATLRSQIYQQPIGYSLLPEKFTLPEIHALYETILGKQFDRRNFRKKLLTLGLIRQLDEQKRIGPHRSPFLYEFDLENYRKALEEGSVLAF
- a CDS encoding Gfo/Idh/MocA family protein, whose product is MKLRLGMIGGGQGAFIGAIHRIAASLDGLYELTAGAFSSDAEKSRATGVLLGLPPDRVYASYQDLIEQEKQRPEAERVQVISIVTPNHLHFQPAKLALENGFHVILDKPMTFSLAEAKELQQIAAASGKKLCLTHTYTGYPMVKEARQLIASGALGTIRKVYVEYPQGWLSSFEEGSDNKQAAWRTDPTRSGIAGAMGDIGTHAFNLLEYVSGLQVVKLCADINVVVAGRQLDDDGAVLLKLSNGASAVLTASQIAAGEENNVRVRAYGEKGGVEWQQVDANTLQVKWLDKPTEIWRAGTGYVSSYAQHNTRTPAGHPEGYLEAFANLYRNFALTLQAELAGEPASPEALDYPSLTEGVRGMAFIENVIASGKSDKKWTDFIV
- a CDS encoding sugar phosphate isomerase/epimerase family protein translates to MTSRRSFLASAALLSAGLLVSPSLLAYNKRYVGLQLYTVRDAMEKDPAGTLAKLAKIGYNSVEGATYTGSQKFYGMTPQAFAALLKQNGLIMPSSHYRLGEEQMKGEAVQGTILHGWDKAVDDAAAAGVKYMVCAYLSEAERGNLEHYKYIAEQLNKAGERCQKAGIQLCYHNHDFEFKAQDGKLPYDLLLTGTDKKLVQMELDLYWVTKAGHDPLALFKQHPGRFPLWHVKDMDKTPQKAFTEVGNGSIDFKKIFAHADEAGLKYFFVEQDSTPGSPFDSVTKSINYIKKNLV
- a CDS encoding 3-keto-disaccharide hydrolase: MKLRLVLTALLAGSFGAAHAQQTGKPEDTEVWEPVPKVVTPGKTSSDAPSDALILFDGKNLDQWVSTDDRTAPAKWTVAKGIMTVKKDAGNIETKRSFTNYQLHLEWRVPANISGTAQARGNSGVFLASLGKGDLGYELQILDSYNNKTYVNGMAGSIYKQLIPLANPTRKPGEWQTYDVIWTAPTFAADGAMATPARVTVLFNGVLVENNATLLGPTLYIGKPVYQSHGPAPIKLQAHGDKSEPLSFRNIWVRELPAAGQ
- a CDS encoding sugar phosphate isomerase/epimerase family protein produces the protein MTTIQGPAIFLAQFISDQAPFNSLESICAWAKDLGFKGIQIPTTDPRFIDLQKAAESKTYADEIRGTVNAAGLEITELSTHLQGQLVAVHPTYDQLFDGFAPEAYRNNPQARQEWAVQQLKYAAQASQNLGLKAHVTFSGALLWPMVYPWPQRPAGLVDTAFTELARRWTPILNVFDEHGVDLCYEIHAGEDLHDGVTYEMFLDKVNQHPRACLLYDPSHFILQCLDYLEYIDIYHERIKMFHVKDAEFNPTGRQGVYGGYQNWVDRAGRFRSLGDGQVDFKAIFSKLAQYDFPGWAVLEWECALKHPEDGAREGAQFIRDHIIRVTDKAFDDFVSTASNSDFNNTLLGL
- a CDS encoding c-type cytochrome, which translates into the protein MKKTALFFSFCALLAACDSETKKTETTETSVREASSAELNSDSVSSANLSAVAHQPTVDTNATKIGTEHTGGVVAKGAKLITASDCTSCHKERDLLVGPAYTAVAQKYPATDANITMLANKIIQGGKGNWGEVAMTPHPGVPVEDAKEMVKYILSLK
- a CDS encoding sugar phosphate isomerase/epimerase family protein; the encoded protein is MQRRTFLRQAGLLSALSLLEPGKLLASPSSLKVGLQLYTLRDYIGKDVKGVLTKVAKAGYQEVETYGYSKAGGFWGLTAKDFKAVLAANGLTTSSGHYEMNGFVRDGNQDALKTYIEAAKICGQTYVVVPHLDDKLRATADDFKVVAERVNKAGELCKAAGLRVAYHNHDFEFKSVGGTTLYDVLLKETDPALVDFELDLYWVVRAGQDPVKLIEAHPKRFTMWHVKDMDKAQPEHNTEVGAGSIDFKKIFQHATASGLRHLFMEQEYFAIDAYQSITQSASYIKKNLLS
- a CDS encoding hydroxypyruvate isomerase family protein, encoding MASHPNRRTVIKNILAGTAAAGAAGALSSFVPEVKEAEEVALKNNINHSVCRWCYKELSLDELCAAAKNIGIKGIDLVGPKEWPTLKKYGLDSPMCNGAEINLTDGFNDPQYHATLLKNYSEMIPLVAKAGYKNLICFSGNRRGKDDETGWANCVKGLTPLLEVAAKHKVVLVMELLNSKINHKDYQCDRTAWGVTLAKKLGSENFKLLFDIYHMQIDEGDIIRNITDNHAYIAHYHTGGVPGRNEIDDTQELYYPAVMRAIKATGFKGYVAQEFVPKQADKLASLRKAIQICDV